A genomic stretch from Oscarella lobularis chromosome 11, ooOscLobu1.1, whole genome shotgun sequence includes:
- the LOC136193442 gene encoding ankyrin repeat domain-containing protein 33B-like — MVDERKTRSRRQSTTSSASTSGPHSPHRRKAFAVVVVDAEMLFEAIATGASRRLRKYLNEGGGGGGGGSNAANVRDDAHRTLLMRICYLDEAEKRETMTRIVVEHGCNVNAQDELGRTALTYAALFGRDDVVNYLVEKGADALIEDVDGNGPLYHCASVGNAEIAWTLIKAYGGRGLNVNKRNLQGMTPLLQAAKLGHVHCAKVLVTEGGASTTVRDLDGFMNAEEWARFSGRFSNDDILLLSPIVAKKMRCKEHRRSLGRKILSDYFIGGGSTSNETKSGLIRQSFNTFHFVSQSDPEAVSSDDESAVTATSAAVAGSLSYVASTSAPNLPLLAGGGGGGGGGSNVWSSLSSSSAASSPVSPSSQKSMFQIQLPKVKPPQLDGSGHETAAATAAATRLHKIHTIREEDTTAGKKTGSGCIKMTPTPPPPPPPPPPLATDSDNIAVRLPSVSNNRLSFSSSSVAAGSSTLTLPYSSSPKTGKAIRRRTTGSGSSPLSKDSTMNNGGGSRSPRRSKSKSI; from the coding sequence ATGGTCGACGAGCGCAAAACGCGCTCGCGTCgtcaatcgacgacgtctagCGCTTCGACATCAGGACCTCATTCTCCTCATCGTCGAAAAGcatttgccgtcgtcgtcgtcgatgctgAGATGTTATTCGAAGCAATAGCGACAGGCgcaagtcgtcgtttgagAAAGTATCTcaacgaaggcggcggcggcggcggcggcggctcgaATGCAGCGAACGTGCGAGACGACGCTCATCGAACGTTGCTCATGCGAATCTGCTATTTGGACGAAGCGGAGAAACGCGAAACGATgacgcgaatcgtcgtcgagcacgGATGCAACGTGAATGCGCAGGACGAGCTCGGACGAACGGCGTTGACGTACGCCGCCCTATTtggtcgcgacgacgtcgtgaatTACTTAGTGGAAAAAGGCGCCGATGCGCTcatcgaagacgtcgacggcaacggacCGCTTTATCACTGCGCTTCGGTCGGTAACGCCGAGATAGCGTGGACGCTCATAAAGGCATACGGCGGGCGCGGTCTCAACGTAAACAAGCGAAATTTGCAAGGTATGACGCCATTGCTACAGGCGGCTAAACTCGGTCACGTGCACTGCGCCAAAGTTCTCGTCACCGAAGGCGGCGCATCGACGACCGTTCGCGATTTGGACGGCTTCATGAATGCCGAAGAGTGGGCGCGGTTCAGCGGACGTTTCTCCAATGACGATATTCTTCTCCTTTCGCCTATTGTCGCTAAGAAAATGCGATGCAAAGAACATCGACGCAGTCTCGGTCGAAAAATACTTTCCGATTATTTTATAGGTGGtggttcgacgtcgaacgaaacCAAATCGGGTCTCATTCGACAGTCGTTCAACACATTTCATTTTGTCTCTCAAAGTGACCCGGAAGCGGTCAgttccgacgacgagtctGCCGTCACTGccacctccgccgccgtcgctggATCATTGTCCTACGttgcttcgacgtcggcacCCAATTTGCCGTTACTcgctggcggcggcggcggcggcggcggcggaagcaaCGTCTGGtcatctctttcttcttcttctgctgcttcttcCCCTGTTTCGCCGTCATCACAAAAATCTATGTTCCAAATTCAACTTCCCAAGGTCAAACCGCCACAGCTGGATGGAAGTGGGCATGAAAcggccgccgccaccgccgccgccacgcGACTTCACAAAATACACACAATTCGAGAAGAGGATACAACAGCCGGAAAAAAAACCGGAAGTGGTTGCATCAAGatgacgccgacgccgccgccgccaccaccgcctcctcctcctcttgcCACTGACTCCGATAATATTGCCGTACGCCTACCGTCTGTATCAAACAATaggctttctttttcttcttcttctgttgccgctggctcgtcgacgttgaccTTGCCCTATAGTTCATCACCCAAAACAGGGAAAGCAATTCGGCGCCGCACTACTGGTAGTGGCTCTTCGCCGCTTTCAAAAGATTCTACCATGAACAACGGCGGAGGCAGCCGGAGTCCGAGACGATCAAAATCCAAATCGATTTGA
- the LOC136193447 gene encoding meiotic recombination protein DMC1/LIM15 homolog: protein MADQVVADNEMTMDDEEESFFQDIDLLQNHGINVADIKKLKSAGICTIKGIQMTTRKKLGNIKGISEAKVDKIKEASQKLCDPGFLTALEYSEKRRHCFRISTGSDELDKLLGGGIESMAITEVFGEFRTGKTQLSHTLCVTTQMPGRGYHGGKVVFIDTENTFRPDRLRAIADRFNLDHTAVLDNVLYARAYTSEHQTELLDFVAAKFHEEPNVFKLLIVDSIMALFRVDFSGRGELADRQQKLAQLLSRLQKISEEYNVGVFITNQMTADPGAAMSFQADPKKPIGGHILAHASTTRISLRKGRGEVRIAKIYDSPDMPENEATFAITNGGIADAKE from the exons atGGCCGATCAGGTGGTAGCTGACAACGAAATGACgatggacgacgaagaggag TCCTTCTTCCAAGACATCGATCTCCTTCAAAATCACGGCATC AACGTAGCCGACATAAAAAAGCTAAAATCGGCCGGAATTTGCACGATCAAG GGAATTCAAATGACGACGCGCAAAAAATTAGGCAATATCAAGGGAATCTCCGAAGCAAAAGTAgacaaaatcaaagaagcGTCTCAAAAACTATGC gatcCCGGATTTTTGACGGCTTTAGAATATAGCGAAAAACGGCGACATTGTTTCAGAATTTCAACCGGAAGTGACGAATTAGa CAAACTTCTGGGAG GGGGAATTGAAAGTATGGCCATCACGGAAGTATTTGGAG AATTTCGAACTGGAAAGACACAGCTCTCTCACACTCTATGCG TCACTACCCAAATGCCTGGACGCGGCTACCACGGCGGAAAAGTTGTCTTCATTGACACGGAG AACACATT TCGTCCCGATCGACTTCGAGCGATAGCAGATCGATTCAATTTGGATCATACAGCTGTCTTGGATAACGTATTATACGCCAGAGCATACACAA GCGAACATCAGACAGAACTGCtggatttcgtcgccgctaaATTTCACGAAGAGCCAAACGTTTTCAAACTCCTA ATTGTGGATTCCATTATGGCTCTTTTCAGAGTCGACTTCAGCGGACGCGGAGAACTCGCAGACAGACAACAAAAACTCGCTCAATTACTATCACGACTTCAAAAAATATCCGAGG AATACAACGTTGGCGTTTTTATCACCAATCAGATGACAGCTGATCCCGGTGCAGCTATGAG CTTTCAAGCGGATCCTAAAAAGCCAATTGGCGGCCACATCCTCGCACACGCGTCAACAACGAGAATCAGTTTGCGCAAAGGACGAGGCGAAGTCCGAATCGCAAAGATTTACGATAG CCCAGACATGCCCGAAAACGAGGCGACGTTCGCTATAACAAACGGAGGCATAGCAGACGCCAAAGAATGA
- the LOC136193444 gene encoding BUD13 homolog: MTSKAEYLKRYLSGDDEKKKAKKKKRKGASSGTRSRLVDDDVSWTPASSVSISIRLKDEEDDEPLGEDEKPIVAGFVDEGKEERQRRLWRPMTAEERRLEDLKSAHLDDMSPPRKRRTRHDSGSDQSPPRRRKRHDSDESPPRRRGRQRSRDSDESPPRQRHSERQRHDSDESPPRRRARSRDSDESPPRRPMQSHDSDESPPRRRQRRDSSPSSRRKRSIASPQREEKRRQMTSGGKAGLQSSSTMRDEIRQARKREEEMFHQMDASVSGKGAATVFRDKEGRRVDPRLERMKQRKKEEKEAEHLEKYAQWGRGVAQAKMKEKEIDDMIYEMSKPLARYKDDKDLDKMLRDTERSGDPMLAFIKKRKVTTTGRKKPERPTWKGHYPPNRFDIRPGYRWDGVDRSNGFEKERYRTLSNKQAWNDEAYKWSVEDM, encoded by the exons ATGACCAGCAAAGCGGAGTATCTAAAGAGGTACTTGTCGGGAgatgacgagaagaagaaggcgaagaaaaagaaaagaaagggggcctcaTCGGGAACTCGTAGCCGACTCGTAGACGACGATGTTTCGTGGACGCCCGCTTCTTCAGTATCCATTTCCATTCGTTTgaaggacgaagaagatgatGAGCCACTCGGAGAGGACGAGAAACCGATTGTGGCgggtttcgtcgacgaaggaaaagaggAGAGACAGAGACGACTGTGGCGACCAATGACAGCcgaagaacgacgattgGAAGATTTGAAATCGGCACACTTGGACGATATGTCGCCTCCGCGCAAACGACGTACAAGACACGACTCTGGATCGGATCAATCACcgccgagacgacgaaagagacaCGATTCAGATGAATCGCCAccgagacgaagaggaagacaaCGTAGTCGCGATTCAGATGAATCTCCACCAAGACAGCGTCATTCTGAGAGACAGAGGCATGATTCAGATGAATCGCCACCGAGGAGGAGAGCGAGAAGCCGTGATTCTGATGAATCTCCCCCAAGGAGGCCTATGCAAAGTCATGACTCGGACGAGTCTCCTCCTAGAAGAAGACAGAGAAGAGactcgtctccttcttcaaggagaaaacggtCTATTGCTTCGCCgcagagagaagagaagcggCGGCAAATGACGAGCGGTGGTAAAGCTGGCTTGCagagttcgtcgacgatgcgaGATGAAATTCGACAGGCGAGAAAACGGGAAGAGGAAATGTTTCACCAGATGGACGCAAGCGTTTCGGGAAAAGGAGCGGCGACTGTCTTTCGAGACAAGGAGGGTCGACGTGTCGATCCGAGACTAGAGCGAATGAAacagagaaagaaggaagaaaaggaagcggaaCATTTAGAAAAATATGCGCAGTGGGGAAGAgg ggttGCGCAAGCGAAgatgaaggaaaaggagattGATGATATGATCTACGAAATGTCCAAGCCTCTCGCTCGTTACAAGGACGACAAAGATTTGGATAAAATGCTACGGGATACCGAGCGAAGTGGCGACCCAATGCTGGCGTTTATTAAAAAGCggaaagtgacgacgacgggacgaaAGAAACCAG AGAGGCCAACGTGGAAGGGTCACTATCCTCCTAACCGCTTTGATATTCGACCTGGATATCGATGGGACGGCGTGGATCGATCGAACGGGTTCGAGAAGGAGAGATACAGGACGTTGTCCAACAAACAGGCGTGGAACGACGAAGCGTACAAGTGGAGTGTAGAGGATATGTGA
- the LOC136193437 gene encoding afadin-like, whose product MPLARRRPPTKEAERLRLKQIIAEWNASRLDMFAISDPSEDLDFHGVMRFFFQDHRAKVSTKCLRVSSTATVQQVVHALIERFRPDMKMLSAPSFSLFEVHSNGDERRLSPAEKPLLVQLNWLKDDREGRFLLKRDSERRIGFAAAAAAAAEIQSNGGGDDVERPIVKRRVSSKKERKDSKKNKVGGTPATATKTNRPSSVDDTAIGLITSETAAAATATTATEGGGGSAAGTLYEQVPETSLTRSLSNPEAVMRRRREQKFEKKLESFKSKAGSGGLLRIYAESIKPDGPYKTLLLSVKDRVTFIIKESLNKFGLGRENVADYCLVMSSMSTVGAKTTWHGGIERVLEDRECPLQIKQEWSSTKYAEPTFHLRKRPFVPRTPVAASPSKKTTTTMTMTVNGGGAGSSPFSQTSVNESHLPVVSDVPYLIEVTPEGHMTPDAIKFKLQSNNVTQVGSERARTATGAPVLNLSQMLLPFNDIQPRHCKLANMSGVVTLTPLSPQAQTFVGGERIHETTLLQNRSVIVFGKSHAFMYIDPRQGRLISATSNPRPVNGDVQFPPERTASDRTASSSQGDAAESTTTSSSSRPASDQAAATAITRFGSLNQREPMRTPVKATAAAATTSSPTMKLNFKSPPPLSSDGRGSGGLALRTSWSADISGEKSTSRQASFSGYDRKATTPTGGALRQYTNTENLSAGDVEGGGSSIPPAVGVLRKRNSGQRRLSTGSDSVFLLSSDASSWNLPAFLAFGEKHEETLLNYLNTSSPGATFKLGPAFAVYMCARYRTSPGYLTMMGNNPRAATATNFLQKVVTIMCDSIQKSGLEFGDVAFWLANSSELLHFLTSDSSFDSQIDDDIRVRLERLVHDAFKALVLSTQRQLQVGGLSAFLANDDSDDDDDEDVDRPSDITVVVSNDAGRPTWFKPSWSSQRRRQNDDNEPPPTVGDFLCTLSAVVAILRCCRLNAALTSQLFSHAFHFVNAWLFNKLVMEPRLRLCNRRWGRRIERRLTRVHAWAQRQGLELAAESRMARIRQACLLLQASKSRPEDVSAIASTCFKLNSIQLRTILHLYSPTADEADVNRGLADGVVAVAERTADELTKNDGGKVRLDEEYRLSSPFVIPDDGYTSDVVTGMPAGLADYLEPACRQGLCKLTVYSTSSGTWAPRNRGGGGGGSARKIVSQIVEEVFGSPLPSSPAIKTDTVVARTASDSAYPPQRQGETIEVSLMKGESGLGVSIIGGKSSAGEWGIYVKSIVRGGTADKDGRLESGDQLVQVDNYSLLNVTQEQAAQIMKKTDPIVRLRVVKRAALLHGIATADVSPVRKERPDNDEAASRSDFVYRRHRRSDEPPSRTTSRASDVNRYSVGGGGGEFSPSSLSDGTAAAAAAAARPQVVKWLYEQQQQRAQHAAQRQRAIMRNDLDEEKRVEREMREKEEEHRTRMERLRKEHEARRIVRRPSGGTGDERDAARREERRLRAEREWRLMLNAGGGGGGGGKDNERLRRQQSEEELRKRILADSQYLERQKRGGGGGGEQSRLDELREETAERNSRFDRQQEDVVVVVVGGGGGGGGGGGGGGGGGDLEKKQQLLMTMQQEQARRREIERQQMLEQIRREEEITMEQAQRLERLRQQREEKIRRMQEMERAQEEEHEQWLAKQRRRRQEFERKRRMQEEELRRLEEENARFNAVSPLRRRHKSPTPTRGDGDDVVASPYRRSNRLTTPERRGEPPPPPPPVHRITTTRTTTMTPPESSYSSSSTDDADESAALATSGRLGDDDDDDNDDLDVIEKKPIHGYYKTHQADV is encoded by the exons AGAAACCCTTACTCGTTCAGCTCAATTGGCTCAAAGACGATCGCGAAGGACGTTTCTTACTCAAACGCGATTCGGAGCGTCGCATcggattcgccgccgccgccgccgccgccgccgaaattCAAtcaaacggcggcggcgacgacgtcgaacgaccgATCGTCAAGCGACGAGTGAGCagcaaaaaagaacgaaaggatagtaagaaaaataaagtGGGCGGAACCCCCGCTACGGCAACGAAAACAAATCGTCCGTCGTCGGTCGACGATACGGCAATTGGATTAATCACTTCCGAAacggctgcggcggcgacggcgacgacagcgacggaaGGAGGCGGAGGTTCGGCCGCCGGGACTTTGTACGAACAAGTGCCGGAGACGTCACTAACGCGAAGTCTGTCGAACCCGGAAGCGGTaatgcgacgaagacgcgaacagaaattcgaaaagaaacTCGAATCGTTTAAAAGCAAAGCCGGAAGTGGCGGCCTTCTACGCATCTACGCCGAAAGCATCAAACCGGATGGACCCTATAAGACTCTCTTACTCTCCGTCAAAGATCGAGTCACTTTCATTATCAAGGAATCGTTGAATAAATTCGGTTTGGgacgagaaaacgtcgcTGATTATTGTCTCGTTATGTCGTCCATGTCAACGGTCGGAGCCAAGACCACGTGGCACGGCGGAATTGAACGAGTTCTCGAAGACAGAGAATGTCCATTGCAAATCAAACAGGAATGGTCTTCCACGAAATACGCCGAACCGACTTTTCATCTAAGAAAACGTCCTTTTGTTCCTCGTAcgcccgtcgccgcttcgccatcaaaaaagacgacaacaACAATGACAATGACTGTAaatggcggcggcgccggtTCTAGCCCATTCAGTCAAACGAGCGTCAACGAATCTCATTTACCGGTTGTCAGTGACGTTCCTTATTTAATCGAAGTGACGCCAGAAGGTCACATGACGCCAGACGcaataaaattcaaattaCAGTCGAACAATGTTACGCAAGTGGGAAGCGAACGAGCGCGTACGGCGACCGGAGCGCCTGTCCTCAATTTATCGCAGATGCTTTTGCCGTTCAACGACATTCAACCGCGTCATTGCAAATTGGCGAACATGAGCGGCGTCGTCACTCTCACGCCCCTATCGCCACAGGCTCAAacgttcgtcggcggcgaacgaATTCACGAGACGACTCTCTTGCAAAATCGCTCCGTCATTGTCTTTGGAAAATCGCACGCGTTTATGTACATCGATCCGCGCCAAGGACGTCTTATTTCCGCCACTAGCAATCCCCGTCCAgtgaacggcgacgttcaGTTTCCCCCGGAAAGAACGGCGAGTGAcagaacggcgtcgagtAGTCAAGGCGACGCTGCCGAAAGTACGACGACAAGTAGTAGCAGTCGGCCGGCGTCGGAccaagcggcggcgacggcaattacGCGATTTGGATCATTGAACCAACGGGAACCAATGAGAACTCCAGTGAAagcgacggcagcggcggcgacgacgtcgtcaccaacaatgaaattgaatttcaaaTCTCCACCGCCTCTTTCGTCTGACGGGCGCGGTAGCGGCGGATTAGCGCTGAGAACAAGTTGGAGTGCAGATATTTCAGGAGAAAAG tcgacgtctcgtcaaGCGTCTTTCTCTGGCTACGATCGAAAAGCGACTACACCCACTGGCGGCGCTCTTCGTCAATACACCAACACGGAGAATTTGAGCGCCGGCGATGTCGAAGGCGGCGGAAGTTCTATTCCGCCTGCCGTTGGTGTTCTCCGCAAGCGGAATTCGGGTCAACGACGATTATCGACGGGTTCCGAttccgtttttctcctttcgtcGGACGCAAGCAGTTGGAATTTGCCGGCGTTTCTTGCGTTTGGCGAGAAACACGAAGAAACGCTCTTGAATTATTTGAATACGTCGTCTCCCGGTGCAACGTTCAAATTAGGCCCAGCCTTTGCTGTCTACATGTGTGCGCGCTATCGAACTTCACCTGGCTATTTGACGATGATGGGAAACAATCCTCGTGcagcaacggcgacgaattttctccaAAAAGTCGTGACAATCATGTGCGATTCAATTCAG aaatcgGGTCTTGAATTTGGAGACGTCGCCTTCTGGTTAGCCAATTCTTCAGAACTACTTCACTTTCTCACGTCAGATTCTTCATTCGATtcccaaatcgacgacgacattcgcGTTCGACTCGAACGTCTCGTTCACGACGCATTCAAAGCGCTCGTTCTATCAACCCAACGTCAACTTCAAGTGGGCGGCCTCTCCGCTTTTCtcgccaacgacgacagcgatgacgacgacgatgaagacgtcgatcgacCGAGCGACATAacagtcgtcgtttccaaCGACGCCGGCCGACCGACGTGGTTCAAACCTTCGTGGTCgtcgcaacgacgtcgtcaaaacgacgacaacgagccgccgccgacaGTTGGCGATTTTCTCTGTACACTATCGGCTGTTGTCGCAATTTTGCGTTGCTGCCGTCTGAACGCCGCGCTGACGAGTCAACTGTTCTCACACGCTTTTCATTTCGTCAACGCGTGGCTCTTTAACAAACTCGTCATGGAACCGCGTCTGCGTCTGTGCAATCGTCGTTGGGGTCGGCGCATCGAGCGTCGTTTGACACGCGTCCACGCCTGGGCCCAGCGACAGGGTCTCGAATTAGCAGCCGAAAGTCGCATGGCTAGAATAAGACAG GCTTGTTTGCTGCTACAAGCGTCCAAGAGTCGTCCCGAAGACGTTTCGGCAATCGCATCGACTTGCTTCAAATTGAATTCCATTCAATTGCGCACCATTCTCCACCTCTACTCGCCCACCGCCGACGAAGCGGACGTCAATCGCGgtctcgccgacggcgtcgtcgccgtcgccgaacgcaccgccgacgaattgacaaaaaacgacggcggaaaAGTGCGACTCGACGAAGAGTATCGactttcgtcgcctttcgttATTCCGGACGACGGTTacacgagcgacgtcgtcacagGAATGCCGGCAGGATTAGCCGACTATCTCGAGCCGGCCTGTCGTCAAG GCTTATGCAAATTAACGGTttattcgacgtcgtccggcaCCTGGGCTCCGCGGAatcgtggcggcggcggcggcggcagcgctCGTAAAATCGTTTCTCAAATTGTTGAAGAG GTCTTTGGTTCGCCTTTACCGTCGTCACCAGCAATCAAAACCGACACGGTTGTAGCGAGAACAGCGTCAGATAGTGCATATCCTCCACAGCGCCAAGGAGAGACAATTGAAGTGTCTTTGATGAAAGGCGAAAGCGGACTTGGAGTGAGCATCATAGGAGGAAAG AGTTCCGCCGGCGAGTGGGGTATTTACGTCAAATCAATTGTGCGTGGTGGAACGGCTGACAAA gATGGACGTCTGGAGTCCGGCGATCAGCTCGTTCAAGTTGACAATTACAGCCTGCTCAATGTCACGCAGGAACA AGCGGCTCAAATTATGAAGAAAACGGACCCCATCGTTCGACTGCGAGTCGTCAAACGAGCTGCCTTACTCCACGGCATAGCAACCGCCGACGTTTCACCAGTTAGAAAAG aaCGACCGgacaacgacgaagcggcaTCTCGCAGCGATTTTGTCTATCGCCGGCATCGACGCAGCGACGAACCGCCGTCGAGAACAACGTCGAGAGCGAGTGATGTTAATCGTTATAgcgtcggtggcggcggcggtgaattttcgccgtcgtctctctcGGACGgtacggcggcggcggcggcggcggcagcgagaCCGCAGGTGGTGAAATGGCTCTAtgaacaacagcaacagcgcGCCCAACATGCGGCGCAACGACAACGAGCGATTATGCGAAACGATTTagacgaagagaagcgaGTGGAGCGCGAAAtgcgcgagaaagaagaagagcatcGTACTCGAATGGAAAGACTGCGCAAGGAGCACGAagcgcgacgaatcgttcgacgaccGTCGGGCGGCACGGGCGATGAACGAGACGCGGCGAGacgcgaagaacgacgattgCGTGCCGAACGAGAATGGCGATTGATGCTGAACgccggtggcggcggcggcggcggcggaaaggACAACGAACGATTGCGGCGTCAACAGAGCGAGGAAGAACtgcgaaaacgaattttagCTGACAGCCAATATCTAGAGAGACAgaaacgcggcggcggcggaggcggcgaacAAAGTCGGTTAGACGAGCTGAGAGAAGAAACGGCAGAAAGAAACAGTCGCTTCGATCGACAGCaggaagacgtcgtcgtcgtcgtcgtcggcggcggcggcggcggcggcggcggcggcggcggcggcggcggcggcggcgatttggAAAAGAAGCAACAATTATTAATGACCATGCAACAGGAACaggcacgacgacgagaaatagAACGGCAACAAATGCTCGAACAGATTCGTCGAGAAGAGGAGATTACAATGGAACAGGCCCAGCGACTTGAGCGACTTCGTCAACAGCGAGaggagaaaattcgacgaatgCAAGAAATGGAACGAGCACAGGAAGAAGAGCACGAACAATGGCTCGCCAAGCAGCGCCGAAGACGGCAGGAattcgaacgaaaacgacgaatgcAGGAGGAAGAGTTACGACGattggaagaagagaacgcgcGATTCAATGCCGTTTCCCcgctgcgacgacggcacaaATCACCGACAccgacgcgcggcgacggcgacgacgtcgtcgctagTCCGTATCGTCGTTCAAATCGTTTGACGACACCGGAACGAAGAGgagagccgccgccgccgccgccgccggtaCATCGaatcacgacgacgagaacgacgacaatgacgccGCCGGAATCGAGTtattcgtcatcgtcgacagATGACGCAGACGAATCGGCGGCGCTCGCAACGAGCGGTCGCttgggcgacgacgacgacgacgacaacgacgacttAGATGTAATTGAAAAAAAGCCTATCCACGGTTACTATAAGACGCACCAAGCTGATGTATAA